In Polynucleobacter sp. TUM22923, one genomic interval encodes:
- a CDS encoding DsbA family protein — protein sequence MMPTKDVNEIIKAVFYYDIISPYTYLYIHQRRRLEERLAIEPIPILLGGLLRATDNRGPGEVAAKRPHTYQHCIWLAEKLGIPLQFPEHHPFQTVAAQRLLTQLGANWSMVEKAFEYVWVLGKDPNLSWPEFCEHLGIDFATPKPDSPQIKAQLMANTEQARCNGAFGVPALVFNGHCFWGLDTIDWALEYLNRPNMFQEPAYQSVCNIPSGL from the coding sequence ATGATGCCTACTAAAGACGTAAATGAAATAATTAAAGCGGTCTTCTATTACGACATTATTTCTCCTTATACATACCTTTATATTCATCAGCGCCGTCGATTAGAAGAGCGACTAGCAATAGAGCCTATTCCTATTTTGCTGGGTGGCTTACTGAGAGCAACTGATAATAGGGGCCCCGGTGAAGTAGCCGCGAAACGTCCGCATACCTATCAACACTGTATTTGGCTCGCTGAGAAATTGGGTATACCACTCCAATTTCCTGAGCATCATCCATTTCAAACTGTTGCGGCACAAAGACTGTTGACCCAGCTAGGCGCAAACTGGTCAATGGTTGAAAAAGCGTTTGAGTATGTCTGGGTTTTGGGGAAAGATCCCAACCTTTCTTGGCCAGAGTTTTGCGAACATCTCGGAATCGATTTCGCTACCCCAAAACCAGATAGCCCCCAAATTAAAGCGCAGCTCATGGCGAATACAGAACAGGCAAGGTGCAATGGTGCATTTGGTGTCCCCGCACTAGTTTTCAATGGGCATTGTTTTTGGGGATTAGATACGATTGATTGGGCGCTAGAGTATTTAAATCGCCCAAATATGTTTCAAGAACCAGCCTACCAAAGTGTTTGCAACATCCCTAGCGGCCTTTGA
- a CDS encoding peptidylprolyl isomerase, whose amino-acid sequence MRNLITTILFLSSLLVSTASYAGPKVEFKTTAGNFVVELDSIKAPKTSANFLNYVNKGFYNGTIFHRVIDGFMIQGGGFTPDLVQKPTDAPVASEAQNGLKNQSYTIAMARTSDPDSATAQFFINVKDNEALNYPNAMGNGYTVFGNVISGTQTIDAIRKIPTMVASSPRMGRMTDVPSKTVLIESATVLK is encoded by the coding sequence ATGCGTAATTTAATTACCACCATACTTTTTCTCTCAAGCCTATTAGTTAGTACGGCAAGCTATGCAGGGCCTAAAGTAGAATTTAAAACAACTGCAGGTAATTTTGTTGTTGAGCTCGATTCAATTAAAGCGCCAAAGACCTCTGCCAATTTTCTAAATTATGTCAACAAGGGTTTTTATAACGGAACAATTTTTCATCGCGTTATCGATGGCTTTATGATTCAAGGCGGTGGATTTACGCCGGATTTGGTTCAAAAACCAACCGATGCACCAGTTGCTTCAGAGGCGCAAAATGGCTTAAAAAATCAAAGCTACACCATTGCCATGGCGCGCACTTCAGATCCCGACTCTGCAACGGCGCAATTTTTTATCAACGTCAAAGATAATGAAGCCCTCAATTATCCCAATGCGATGGGCAATGGCTACACCGTTTTTGGTAACGTCATTTCCGGCACTCAAACGATTGATGCTATTCGCAAAATACCCACAATGGTTGCATCATCTCCTAGGATGGGTCGTATGACTGATGTGCCCAGCAAAACGGTTTTAATTGAATCGGCGACAGTTCTGAAATAA
- a CDS encoding bifunctional chorismate-binding protein/class IV aminotransferase, which yields MMILLDDAQSTSANPSSRLYQEADRCWTVALSSNHEDSILAVNQCLQEIQESLDQGQYVVAAFAYELGVLLQKIHTSHLRQDHSENHPLIQAWSFRNFKTLSKPAVDQLVSDELAKLSAQSRISGIENIRLSIDENQFNADIAAIQEYIRNGDVYQINHTYRITGQCYGDPLALYARLRDRQPGRFGAYIANGNQYLLSQSPELFIQREGDTFKAMPMKGTADALTNSPKKLAEDEKNQAENVMIVDLLRNDLSQIALPGTVVVPQLFEVARYGDVLQMTSTIQAQARPGLHLKDVLSAVFPCGSITGAPKKRSMEIIQELEAEDRGYYCGALGWLDPSGDFAFSVPIRTVEINHDQKTHVASLILGVGAGITIDSNAKDEWEECHIKSAFLSKLPSEVSLFETILVKTLTPQFLLAHLDRLSHSAFALGIPFRRQEAEKAIAEACVKCDAQLQYRLRLDLATTGMIQCRTEKVQVLENSVKLFWAADLLKDPTQSAMFSGNPLLRHKVANRPAYDEAWREAESLGGFDALFTNENGFVTEGGRTNLFIQSSDRNQWITPPLSAGLLPGVMRSIILSDPQWHAHEANITIEDVMQAKRIMLTNSLRGCIPAHF from the coding sequence ATGATGATCCTATTGGATGACGCCCAGAGTACTTCGGCAAATCCATCTAGCCGACTTTATCAAGAGGCAGATAGATGCTGGACCGTAGCATTAAGCTCAAATCATGAGGACAGCATCTTAGCGGTTAATCAGTGTCTTCAAGAAATACAGGAATCGCTCGATCAAGGTCAATACGTCGTAGCTGCTTTTGCCTATGAACTAGGCGTACTTCTTCAGAAAATACATACATCTCACTTAAGACAAGATCACTCTGAAAATCATCCGTTGATTCAGGCTTGGTCTTTTAGAAACTTTAAAACATTATCAAAACCAGCCGTGGATCAGCTTGTAAGTGATGAGCTAGCAAAACTGAGTGCTCAATCTCGTATATCGGGCATAGAAAATATCCGACTGTCCATCGATGAAAACCAATTTAATGCGGACATTGCGGCTATTCAAGAATACATTCGCAATGGTGATGTTTATCAAATTAATCATACTTATCGAATAACGGGCCAATGCTACGGTGATCCATTAGCGCTGTATGCAAGATTGCGTGATCGACAACCTGGAAGATTTGGCGCTTATATTGCCAATGGAAATCAATACCTCTTATCGCAATCACCTGAGTTATTTATTCAGCGCGAAGGTGATACATTTAAAGCGATGCCAATGAAAGGTACAGCAGATGCGCTGACTAATTCACCAAAAAAACTTGCCGAGGATGAAAAAAATCAAGCTGAAAATGTGATGATTGTGGATCTGCTTCGGAATGACTTGAGTCAAATCGCTTTGCCCGGCACTGTCGTCGTACCCCAATTATTTGAAGTAGCGAGATACGGTGACGTATTACAGATGACCTCAACCATTCAGGCGCAAGCAAGGCCCGGCCTCCATTTAAAGGATGTGCTATCTGCCGTATTTCCCTGTGGCTCGATTACTGGCGCCCCTAAAAAGCGCAGCATGGAGATCATTCAAGAGTTAGAAGCTGAAGATCGTGGCTACTATTGCGGCGCCTTGGGCTGGCTAGATCCTAGCGGAGACTTTGCATTTAGTGTCCCTATTCGCACAGTAGAGATAAATCATGATCAAAAAACGCATGTTGCATCATTGATTTTAGGCGTTGGTGCGGGCATCACCATTGACTCCAACGCAAAAGATGAATGGGAGGAGTGCCACATTAAATCTGCTTTTCTAAGCAAGCTTCCCAGCGAAGTGTCCTTATTCGAAACAATCTTGGTTAAAACCTTAACACCGCAATTTCTATTGGCTCACCTTGATCGCTTAAGCCACTCTGCATTTGCTCTAGGCATTCCATTTCGGCGGCAAGAAGCTGAAAAAGCAATCGCAGAAGCTTGCGTGAAATGTGATGCGCAATTGCAATATCGACTTAGATTGGATCTAGCAACGACTGGAATGATTCAATGTCGAACAGAAAAAGTACAAGTACTTGAAAATTCAGTCAAACTATTTTGGGCGGCGGACCTACTGAAGGATCCCACACAATCTGCTATGTTTTCAGGCAATCCTTTACTTAGACATAAAGTAGCGAATCGCCCTGCTTACGATGAGGCTTGGCGTGAGGCAGAGAGTCTAGGGGGTTTTGATGCCCTTTTCACCAATGAAAATGGCTTTGTTACCGAGGGTGGCCGCACAAATCTGTTTATCCAATCAAGCGATCGTAATCAATGGATTACCCCGCCTTTAAGCGCTGGTTTATTGCCAGGCGTAATGCGCTCCATCATCTTAAGTGACCCACAATGGCATGCCCATGAGGCCAACATTACTATTGAAGACGTAATGCAAGCTAAACGGATTATGCTTACTAATTCCTTGCGGGGTTGTATTCCCGCCCATTTTTAG
- a CDS encoding NUDIX hydrolase — protein MKFCSQCAAPITAKIPAGDSRERHVCESCGIIHYQNPRNVVGTIPVYGDQILLCRRAIEPRHGFWTLPAGFMELGESTAAGAARETLEEAGVRATIGPLYALLNVPHAEQVHLFYLASMATPEFEAGDESLEVALFHEQEIPWQDLAFPTIKQTLEWFFADRAAGIFNTPQEISVRSRDILSTEKIKA, from the coding sequence ATGAAGTTTTGCTCCCAGTGTGCGGCCCCCATTACTGCAAAAATCCCAGCGGGTGACTCACGCGAGCGCCATGTTTGTGAATCCTGCGGAATAATCCATTATCAGAACCCACGTAATGTAGTGGGCACGATTCCTGTCTATGGCGATCAGATACTCTTATGCAGAAGAGCAATAGAGCCAAGGCATGGCTTTTGGACACTACCTGCTGGGTTTATGGAGCTAGGTGAAAGCACTGCAGCAGGGGCCGCAAGAGAAACTTTAGAAGAAGCCGGTGTGCGAGCTACGATTGGGCCGCTATATGCTCTTCTGAACGTACCTCATGCGGAGCAAGTACATCTCTTTTATTTGGCTAGTATGGCAACACCGGAATTTGAAGCTGGTGATGAAAGCCTAGAAGTGGCTCTTTTTCACGAACAGGAAATTCCATGGCAAGATCTGGCATTTCCAACGATCAAGCAAACTCTTGAATGGTTTTTTGCTGACCGTGCCGCCGGAATCTTCAATACACCACAAGAAATCAGTGTCCGCAGCCGAGATATTCTGTCAACAGAAAAAATTAAAGCGTAA
- the aat gene encoding leucyl/phenylalanyl-tRNA--protein transferase — MSNVTWLGAQDHFPNPLICQDPDPSVPGLIAVSERIYPGQLAKAYQLGIFPWYSDNQPVLWWSPNPRMVLEPKNFRCHHSLKKTIKQFIQDQNKSIVVDDNFGAVLRSCAMTKRKNQDGTWITHEIMDSYTQLYEQGCAHSISVMEHGSLIGGLYCVSFGGMVFGESMFSHHSDASKIALAALCAWCDQHQVELIDCQQETAHLSSLGAAPIAREQFLAHLQKALKQSNIDIPWDFNKAILHHWL; from the coding sequence ATGAGTAATGTCACCTGGTTAGGCGCGCAAGATCACTTCCCTAATCCACTTATTTGCCAAGATCCAGATCCAAGTGTTCCTGGCCTCATTGCTGTAAGCGAACGTATCTACCCAGGACAACTAGCGAAGGCATATCAACTAGGTATTTTTCCCTGGTATTCCGATAATCAACCGGTGTTGTGGTGGTCACCCAACCCACGCATGGTGCTTGAACCCAAAAATTTTAGATGTCATCATTCATTAAAAAAAACAATAAAGCAATTTATACAAGATCAAAATAAGTCTATTGTGGTTGACGATAATTTTGGTGCAGTACTTCGTTCATGCGCAATGACTAAGCGTAAGAATCAGGATGGCACTTGGATAACCCATGAAATTATGGATTCGTATACCCAACTCTATGAACAGGGTTGTGCCCACAGCATTTCGGTTATGGAACATGGCAGTCTTATTGGCGGCCTCTATTGCGTCTCTTTTGGCGGCATGGTTTTTGGAGAGTCTATGTTTAGCCATCATAGTGATGCATCCAAAATTGCGTTGGCAGCACTTTGTGCCTGGTGTGATCAGCATCAGGTAGAGTTGATTGATTGCCAGCAAGAGACCGCCCATCTGAGCTCATTAGGTGCTGCGCCGATTGCTCGAGAGCAATTTTTAGCCCATCTGCAAAAAGCCTTAAAGCAATCTAATATTGATATTCCTTGGGACTTTAATAAAGCAATTTTGCACCATTGGTTATGA
- a CDS encoding arginyltransferase codes for MTRIKELPLTALQFYATAPYPCSYLPGKTARSQVATPSHVIHADLYGELVNAGFRRSGLYTYRPYCDECNACTATRILAKQFIPNRSQKRSKKKHAGLVARILNLGYQEEHFALYHQYQKDRHPSQESNPDNQEQYQQFLLQSRVNSRIVEFRDGPNDANPGQLRMVSMIDILEQGISSVYTFFDTSDSSTSYGSYSILWQIERAIELTLPYLYLGYYIQDSEKMAYKAKFQPLEGLIDDQWQSIIGP; via the coding sequence ATGACTCGTATAAAAGAACTACCACTTACTGCTTTGCAATTTTATGCAACAGCGCCCTATCCCTGTAGTTACTTGCCTGGGAAAACGGCACGCTCACAGGTGGCAACGCCTTCGCACGTAATTCATGCGGATCTTTATGGTGAATTAGTAAATGCAGGCTTTCGTCGCAGTGGACTGTATACCTACAGACCATACTGTGATGAATGCAATGCATGCACAGCTACTCGTATTTTGGCTAAGCAATTTATACCTAATCGTAGCCAAAAAAGATCAAAGAAAAAACATGCTGGCTTAGTCGCCCGCATTCTTAATTTGGGTTACCAAGAGGAGCACTTTGCCCTCTACCACCAGTATCAAAAAGATCGTCATCCTAGCCAAGAAAGTAATCCAGATAACCAAGAGCAGTACCAGCAATTTTTATTACAAAGTCGCGTAAATTCTCGCATTGTTGAATTCCGTGACGGACCAAATGATGCTAACCCAGGTCAACTGCGCATGGTCAGCATGATTGATATTCTCGAGCAAGGAATTTCATCGGTTTATACCTTCTTCGATACCAGCGATTCTTCCACTAGTTATGGCAGCTACAGTATTTTGTGGCAAATTGAGCGGGCTATAGAGCTGACACTTCCCTACCTATACCTAGGCTACTACATTCAAGATAGTGAAAAAATGGCCTATAAAGCCAAGTTTCAGCCACTAGAGGGCTTAATTGATGATCAATGGCAGTCCATCATTGGGCCATAA
- a CDS encoding quinone-dependent dihydroorotate dehydrogenase: MIDSYPLLRPLLFSLDPELAHDLSMSALDQAHRWGMLNLFAQQPAPDPRIVCGISFPNPVGLAAGLDKDGKHIDALGALGFGFLEIGTVTPKPQPGNPKPRMFRLPQAQAIINRMGFNNDGVDACVERVRNSAYWQNGGIVGLNIGKNASTPIENAADDYVTAMQSVYKVAAYITVNISSPNTQNLRALQGEEMLRTLLSSLDIAREKLCDQHGVRKPLFLKIAPDLEPKDIDLIADLLLEFGIDAIIATNTTIARDAVKGLPYAQETGGLSGAPVRLPSTKVIETLKTRLEGKIPIIGVGGILSGVDAKEKISAGASLVQIYSGLIYRGPRLISDCAKALKAH, encoded by the coding sequence ATGATCGACAGTTACCCCCTCCTACGCCCTCTTCTATTTTCTTTGGATCCTGAGCTTGCCCACGACCTGTCGATGAGCGCCCTGGATCAGGCGCACCGTTGGGGTATGTTGAATTTATTTGCTCAGCAACCAGCACCTGACCCGCGCATAGTGTGTGGAATTTCCTTTCCTAACCCTGTTGGTTTAGCTGCTGGCCTAGATAAAGATGGTAAGCATATTGATGCACTCGGTGCACTGGGCTTTGGTTTTTTAGAAATCGGCACAGTCACACCTAAACCGCAGCCAGGTAATCCGAAGCCCCGTATGTTTAGATTGCCGCAAGCGCAAGCAATTATTAATCGCATGGGTTTTAACAATGATGGGGTTGATGCCTGTGTTGAGCGCGTCAGAAATTCTGCTTATTGGCAAAACGGCGGTATTGTGGGATTAAATATTGGCAAGAATGCCAGCACCCCTATTGAAAACGCAGCAGATGACTATGTCACAGCGATGCAATCGGTCTATAAAGTTGCTGCCTACATTACTGTCAATATTTCCTCTCCCAATACCCAAAATCTTCGAGCCTTACAAGGCGAGGAAATGTTGCGCACTTTGTTGAGCTCACTAGATATTGCCAGAGAAAAACTGTGTGACCAGCATGGGGTTCGCAAACCCTTGTTCCTCAAAATTGCACCCGATTTAGAGCCAAAAGATATCGACTTAATTGCCGACCTTTTATTGGAGTTTGGTATTGATGCCATCATTGCTACCAACACCACTATTGCCAGAGATGCTGTCAAAGGACTTCCTTACGCGCAAGAAACCGGGGGGCTCTCCGGTGCACCCGTTCGTCTACCCTCTACTAAAGTAATCGAGACACTGAAAACAAGGCTAGAGGGGAAAATTCCAATTATTGGGGTGGGTGGCATTTTGTCTGGAGTCGATGCCAAAGAAAAGATATCCGCAGGAGCAAGTTTGGTTCAAATCTACAGCGGCCTGATATACCGAGGTCCAAGACTCATTTCAGATTGCGCGAAGGCACTAAAAGCCCATTAA
- a CDS encoding IclR family transcriptional regulator, producing the protein MTLSKVAKVPKTTGEAGKTAIQVIERMMNLLDALAVHEESTGLKNLAEETQLHPSTAHRILNDLVACRLVERGDGGTYRLGLKLLELGNLVKARLSVREAAQAPMRALHKLTGETINLSVRQGDEIVYIDRAYSERSGMQVVRAIGGRAPLHLTSVGKLFLASDDVSQVRAYVTRTGLSGHTKNSITDLSKLDIELNHVKKDGHARDNEELELGVSCIAAEIFDDSGKLVAGLSLSSPTDRIQSEWLRQLQDTAIQISKGMGYIPKPAIA; encoded by the coding sequence ATGACTTTATCTAAAGTGGCAAAAGTACCAAAAACAACTGGAGAGGCCGGCAAAACAGCCATCCAGGTAATAGAGCGCATGATGAATTTGCTTGACGCCCTTGCTGTACACGAAGAATCCACTGGCCTTAAAAATCTTGCAGAAGAAACCCAGTTACACCCATCTACAGCGCACCGCATCTTAAATGACCTAGTGGCATGCAGATTAGTTGAGCGTGGCGATGGCGGTACCTATCGACTTGGCCTAAAGCTACTGGAGCTAGGAAACTTAGTTAAAGCAAGGCTCTCTGTGCGAGAGGCGGCTCAAGCACCAATGAGGGCGCTACATAAATTAACCGGCGAAACAATTAATCTATCGGTCCGTCAGGGAGATGAAATTGTTTATATCGATCGCGCCTATAGTGAACGTTCTGGCATGCAAGTGGTTCGTGCGATCGGTGGAAGAGCCCCACTCCACCTCACCTCAGTTGGTAAATTATTTTTAGCAAGTGATGATGTATCTCAGGTACGCGCCTATGTCACGCGTACTGGACTATCGGGACACACCAAAAACAGTATTACGGACTTATCAAAATTAGATATTGAGCTCAATCATGTCAAAAAAGATGGTCATGCACGCGATAATGAGGAGCTCGAACTGGGCGTTAGCTGTATAGCTGCTGAAATTTTTGACGATAGTGGTAAGTTAGTAGCAGGTCTCTCGCTGAGCTCGCCTACCGATCGCATTCAGTCCGAATGGCTGCGTCAGTTACAAGATACAGCAATACAAATCTCTAAAGGCATGGGCTATATACCCAAGCCCGCTATTGCCTAA
- a CDS encoding serine hydrolase, whose protein sequence is MSLNRFWAFSFIAVLTLLALTPISVVAANPTAQNSKSSKPAAKPASKVDSKQAAKSSKKQKRVRVTVTRTTEPLVAARPSFATALGLRGQHDDLSLKSSVAMVVNQDTKEVYFEKNPSVSLPIASITKLMTAMVVLDSKMPLDETIVINAQDVHSYGGSRLAGGTVLTREEALLLALMSSENRAAYTLARNYPGGVPAFVDAMNRKAKELGMTRSHFADPTGLLSENVASAEDLTRMLGASYQYKMIREFSTWPDLTMIISNRPQKFLNTNRLVRAGDMNIGLQKTGFINAAGRCLVMQARVNNTPLLLVFLDSVGTQSRFADAVRIKEWYERMPVGEPQSIRRLM, encoded by the coding sequence ATGAGTTTGAATCGTTTTTGGGCTTTTAGCTTTATTGCCGTACTCACCCTTTTGGCCTTAACTCCAATTTCAGTAGTGGCTGCTAATCCAACGGCGCAAAATTCAAAATCAAGCAAGCCCGCTGCAAAACCAGCTAGTAAAGTAGATTCTAAACAAGCGGCAAAATCGTCTAAGAAGCAAAAGCGTGTTCGTGTCACGGTTACGCGTACTACCGAACCCCTTGTTGCCGCCAGACCGTCCTTTGCCACTGCTCTAGGTTTACGGGGACAGCATGACGATCTCAGTCTGAAATCTAGTGTTGCCATGGTAGTTAATCAAGACACTAAAGAAGTGTATTTTGAGAAGAACCCCTCTGTCAGCTTGCCAATTGCCTCAATCACCAAGTTGATGACAGCAATGGTGGTATTAGATTCTAAAATGCCGCTTGATGAAACTATTGTGATCAATGCTCAGGACGTACACAGCTATGGTGGCTCTAGGCTTGCTGGCGGTACCGTACTGACTAGAGAAGAGGCCCTGTTACTGGCATTGATGTCCTCTGAGAATCGTGCGGCCTATACGCTTGCTAGAAACTACCCTGGAGGTGTTCCTGCATTTGTTGATGCGATGAATCGCAAAGCTAAAGAGCTGGGGATGACTCGCTCCCATTTCGCTGATCCTACTGGTTTATTGAGTGAGAACGTAGCATCTGCGGAAGACTTAACCCGCATGTTGGGCGCCTCCTATCAATATAAAATGATCCGCGAGTTTTCAACTTGGCCTGATCTAACGATGATTATTTCTAATCGCCCGCAGAAATTTTTAAATACGAATCGCTTAGTACGTGCAGGCGATATGAATATCGGACTCCAAAAGACGGGATTTATTAACGCAGCTGGCCGGTGTTTGGTGATGCAGGCTAGAGTAAACAATACGCCGCTATTACTTGTCTTCTTAGATTCGGTTGGAACGCAATCTCGCTTTGCAGATGCCGTTCGAATTAAAGAGTGGTATGAGCGAATGCCCGTCGGTGAACCACAGTCAATTCGTAGATTAATGTAG
- a CDS encoding DMT family transporter gives MHLKLDNLIAPFFVLIWSTGFIIARLAMPYVEPATFLFWRFIGVLMAMACLSLIWRISWPSRSQIRHIAVAGALLQFGYLLGVWFAVRLGMTAGLVAIIVGLQPILTAWFAAWISEKVTSRQWIGLAFGFTGVALVVAEKIGFAHIPVTSYVLAFAALLSITFGTLYQKKFCPVFDLRAGSSIQFSISAVLCFFCMYFFESGVMIWNAPVVGALLWAVFPLSIGSISLLFMMIRKGAATKVTSLLYLTPPTTAVMAWLLFDEPFTLLMVAGLALTMFGVMLVNARQSSTVATIAE, from the coding sequence ATGCATTTGAAGCTGGATAACCTGATTGCCCCATTTTTTGTCCTGATCTGGAGTACCGGTTTTATCATCGCTCGCTTGGCAATGCCCTATGTGGAGCCAGCAACCTTTTTGTTTTGGCGTTTTATTGGGGTCTTAATGGCAATGGCTTGCCTCAGTCTCATTTGGCGCATTAGCTGGCCGAGTCGCTCTCAAATCAGGCATATCGCCGTAGCAGGGGCATTACTTCAATTTGGCTATCTACTGGGTGTTTGGTTTGCAGTTCGCCTTGGAATGACTGCTGGTCTGGTAGCGATTATCGTAGGTCTTCAGCCAATTCTGACGGCTTGGTTTGCTGCCTGGATTTCTGAGAAGGTCACTAGTAGGCAATGGATTGGCTTAGCCTTTGGGTTTACTGGTGTCGCACTAGTAGTAGCGGAAAAAATTGGCTTTGCTCATATACCTGTAACTAGTTATGTACTTGCTTTTGCAGCATTACTTTCCATTACCTTTGGCACCTTATATCAAAAGAAGTTTTGTCCTGTTTTTGATCTTAGGGCAGGCTCATCTATTCAATTTAGTATTTCTGCAGTGCTGTGTTTTTTCTGTATGTATTTTTTCGAATCCGGCGTCATGATCTGGAATGCGCCGGTAGTAGGCGCATTACTTTGGGCTGTCTTTCCCCTATCTATTGGATCGATCAGCCTGTTGTTCATGATGATCCGAAAGGGGGCGGCTACCAAGGTCACAAGCCTGCTGTATCTGACGCCTCCAACAACGGCAGTGATGGCATGGTTGCTATTTGATGAGCCTTTTACTTTACTGATGGTTGCTGGGCTAGCGCTCACCATGTTTGGCGTGATGCTAGTCAATGCCCGCCAATCAAGCACCGTGGCAACTATTGCTGAGTAG
- a CDS encoding phasin family protein, with translation MNLTPEQMAAAQKANLETLSSLTKQALQSIEKLVELNMQIAKQSLGESMSSAKKALEVKDIQQLLAHQAEAVQPMAEKIMAYSRHLYELAHDTQETFTKSAEKELQAGQQKINSLVEDWTKNAPTGSDAAVQVMKQAIASANTAFETSQKAIKQAVQLSKGNLTTATDSAMNMVKTATKGSKK, from the coding sequence ATGAATCTAACACCAGAACAAATGGCTGCAGCTCAAAAGGCAAATTTAGAAACCTTGTCCAGCCTCACCAAGCAAGCACTGCAGAGCATCGAAAAGCTAGTAGAGCTCAATATGCAAATTGCCAAACAAAGCTTGGGTGAGAGCATGTCGAGCGCGAAGAAAGCATTGGAGGTAAAGGATATTCAGCAGTTACTCGCCCATCAAGCAGAAGCTGTTCAACCGATGGCTGAAAAAATCATGGCATACAGTCGACACCTATACGAGCTAGCGCATGACACTCAAGAAACCTTTACAAAATCTGCTGAAAAAGAATTGCAAGCTGGGCAACAAAAAATCAATTCCTTAGTTGAAGATTGGACTAAAAATGCACCAACAGGATCTGATGCTGCTGTCCAGGTGATGAAACAGGCGATTGCTTCTGCTAATACCGCTTTCGAAACTAGTCAGAAAGCGATTAAACAAGCCGTTCAACTAAGCAAAGGTAACCTGACCACTGCAACTGACTCCGCGATGAATATGGTGAAAACTGCTACAAAGGGTTCAAAGAAATAA